The Fusarium fujikuroi IMI 58289 draft genome, chromosome FFUJ_chr01 sequence tttagccttcttcttctaaatagcaatataattagctttaagctttttcttaaaggcaatatatttctctttagccttcttagtagtaatataattagctttagccttcttagcagtaatatacttaactttagcCTTCTCTGcagtaatatatttagctttaacctccttaataaaataggcttctttagctttataagcTAAGCACTTTCTCTTAgcctttatagttttataaaagggcataatattataaaattatataagtctttataatatctagatagatcctttaattaaatattagccttaaattacttatataatatattaaaatataaaaaataaaagataaaagagatataaaaataaagcccttaattatataaccttaattaatataatataaaggtatagaaagatataaaggtaaggtaaggaaaaggttaatatagactaaagcCTAGCACCTTAATAGTCTGGCTTtaggtataaaattaaaggggaaatatactttaaattactctaaagtaaaataaaaataaagctctaaagtatataaatttaataagatatatattaaattataaaaagtaattataagtagatataatatactaaaagtaaagatttcttattttataaggtataatagatttaaaggataaaaataaagctaaacttaagattaataataattattataaagttacataaagctatataacccttttaagtaaaaggctataattaattagacctatatttaccttacttatattaaattataaggaatattaactatagcacTATATAGTATAGGGTTGGCCTACTAAGAGATAaattttggcatagataTCGATTTAGCCTTCCATAAAGGCGAGGAAGCTATCCCTCCACAGGTGCATATTCTTCCGACCCTCGCCGCCACATTTCCCCCATGGCGTCAGTCAGTCATCTCAAACTTAACGTATACCCATGATGGAGGTAGATaaaccaagaaagagaaaagggtCAAAGCATGACAAGACAGGCTGCTTGACCTGTCGTTATAGGTAATTAGCAACTCAGACTATCCTTCTAGTGGTGCTTACCACCTACGCAGACGGAAAAAATGCACGGAGAATACATATCCCAATTGTGGAACGTGCATTCGACTGAACTTGGAATGCGTTCGAGACCCCATTCGTCGGATCGTTCCTCGTCCTGGCAATGACAATATCCATCCGAAGTTgactcaacatcaaccgACTCCAAGTCCACAACTTGCTCCATTACCACTTAATCTGAACTCCCCAAAGAGACGCCAGGCAATGGATCACTACATCAGAGTCCTCTCAGAACTCTTGACTATAAGTAAGAGTAATAACTCATTCTTATCTGGTGCGTCTCGTCTGGCCCTATCCCGATCACTCTTGAACTAAAATCTCACGACTTTCTCCCTCTGGCTATGGAGTCACCAGCACTCGCTAAAGCCCTCATTGCATACTCGTCTGGCCACATGTCGCATTCGGACCCAAGCTATACTACCGTATCCCTCGCAGCACGGTCCAGAGCCTTATGTGAACTGTCAGCGACGATCAGCCGACAAGACCAAACTGCTTCAGTCACTGAAACCGCATTGTCCGCTTGTCTCATTCTCTTGACTTCCGAAGTGTGTTTGGGAAGTCACCAGAGCTGGTACAACCACCTCATTGGTGCTAAACATCTGATTGCGTGTGCTCAAAGGCAAGCTGGTGGATCGCTTGTTAAGGGAGCTCAGGCACTGAGGTTGACATCAGAGGGGCGATGGATTCTGCGCAACTTTGCGTACCACGATATCATCGGTAGTGTGACACTGGGCACAAAacctttgctttttcctgACTATCTGAGGGATACTACACATGAGTTTGATACGTACTTGGGTGTCGCCTCACAGGTTCTGATCTACATAGGCCAAATAACCTGTTTGGATCTCAGCACGACCTACGTTGAGGTAGGCGTTCACCCATCAAGGAACTACCTCAGCGTCGAGCACGATGTCGAAAGCTGGAAGTGTCCTGCTGGAACTCCATCAAACTTCCAGGCTGTAGCCCATGCATACCGCGGTGCTGCGCTTATCTATCTTTACCGAAAAATGCGCCGCCATCTTGAAGCAGATACTAATACATTCCTCGCCTGTGGAACTTCATTGAACACTATGAATGGTAAGCTTCATATGGCCGTGGACAATACTTTGGATAGTATTGGGCATGTACCCGAGAACGACGTTTCCGAGTCCTCGCTGATCAAATGGAATTTGTTCGAGCGAGACTACAAGCGTCATATAACAAGCGAAAATTTCGTAATATTTCGCGAGCATTAGAAGTCCTGGAGGAGCTGTGGGTTTATCGCCAGATTCAGGATGTCCTGGGCGGGAACCGACCTGATTGGGAGGATATTTTGAACTCTGGTGCAGAGCCACTACTTCTGACATGAGGGAATCCCAGGCAAGGTTCCAATAGGATTGCTCACTAAGACTGTCTACAAGCATCGCCTTGACCTGCCCCCATTTTGATCGAGCCGTTTTGATAAATCATAAGCCAGTGAAAAGAATGATCATTGGCTTATTTAAAACAAAACACTTCCTTCTGGATTAAACCCGTTTTATACTTGTCGATCGTCTGTGCTTCCATGAGCCCATGAATGTACGACTCGCCAACCAGATTCAAATAATCACCAGTACCCCTTATTATGTAGGGAACGTCTCCTCCAAAGATGACTGAAACTTTGTCTTCAGGACAGGTGCTGGAAGGCCCTATGCCTATTCGTCCACACCCTGTGATAATAAATGCTCGATCGAAGCAAAAGTTCTGCACGAGAGCTATGTAGTCCTCCTTAGCACCGTCTGTTGACGCTTCCTGAATTTGCGACATGAGTTCATCCTTTCCTGGTTGCTTATCAAGCAGTGACGCAACATCATCTCTCCgttggaagaagccatgtAACCACGCTGCGCCATCTGAAGTGCTTTGATCTAGGTCTTTACCATTTAGATAATACTGTCTCGCTGTTGTTGTCTGGATGAATTGTCCCATCCACCCAAGTGTATCCGTGGCTGGTATAAGAGTGAGGGCGATTCTTACAATTGGTGCCATTGCTGAATCGAACTGAGCCAGTGCCTGTCCATGACCGAATGAGCCGAAATCGAACTGGTGGACATGATCCACCTGATCGACTATAAAGCCATTGAGCTGTAGGAGTGTACTCTCCTCGGAGTCAGGCTTCAGGGACCCAAAACTAACTTCCGAACCACCAGCGGCTCTGTATTGCCTAGGGAAGCCTAAACGTGCTGGTTTGAGAATGTTGGAGTATTCGATCCAAGAGAGGCTTGTTGAGATACCTTCATTATACGTGTTGAAGTCACTCCAGTCAGGACACCACGAGGGGAGGTCTATGCCATGTACACGCTGCTTCCTCGTTTCTGTCCCGTCTACACAACGTGCACGTGTAAGAATGGCAAGAGAAcggttcttcttgaggaggaagcgTGCCACCCGTTGGTATAAAGTAGCGACATCAATAGTGTAGTCtggcttcagctcttctggTAAGCCAGAACCGTCCTCGCACTCAAGTGCCAGGCCCAAAACACCGTAGACCTTATCTCTCTGGTCTGTAGCGTGAAACTT is a genomic window containing:
- a CDS encoding related to het-6-heterokaryon incompatibility protein, with protein sequence MAAMIAGLYRPLSPTQIRLIRLNPNIEDPVCGHLVETELADAPPYHAISHAWVPGISVKATPEINRVHLSNHLATCIRRLQKFATENLELSPRVAHIWLDSICINQDDVHERALQVAMMGSIYRQSIRTLIWLGEESSPSIHLAWQLINDIYAIFQKQNPLARSLSDIATRTYDDKLHTTAGLPPFHTAKWVHLKHLMDLRWFSRMWIVQEVVLSRGDPIFLHGDCHYAWEPLGWAVGWLRRSGYLRLPQVPEQLRNVDTISNLRRARTRWPLDALMSITQVKFHATDQRDKVYGVLGLALECEDGSGLPEELKPDYTIDVATLYQRVARFLLKKNRSLAILTRARCVDGTETRKQRVHGIDLPSWCPDWSDFNTYNEGISTSLSWIEYSNILKPARLGFPRQYRAAGGSEVSFGSLKPDSEESTLLQLNGFIVDQVDHVHQFDFGSFGHGQALAQFDSAMAPIVRIALTLIPATDTLGWMGQFIQTTTARQYYLNGKDLDQSTSDGAAWLHGFFQRRDDVASLLDKQPGKDELMSQIQEASTDGAKEDYIALVQNFCFDRAFIITGCGRIGIGPSSTCPEDKVSVIFGGDVPYIIRGTGDYLNLVGESYIHGLMEAQTIDKYKTGLIQKEVFCFK